The Streptomyces achromogenes genome window below encodes:
- a CDS encoding LacI family DNA-binding transcriptional regulator, translating to MPETQRRPENRYGNRPTMKDVAARAGVGLKTVSRVVNGEPGVTPETERRVQEAIDALGFRRNDSARVLRKGRTASIGLVLEDLADPFYGQLSRAVEEVARAHGALLINGSSAEDPDREQELALALCARRVDGLVVIPAGDDHRYLEPEIKAGVATVFVDRPAGRIDADCVLSDNFGGAREGVAHLLAHGHRRIGFIGDMPRIHTAAERLRGYRAAMEEAGIPVEDAWMSLGATDPVRVRRAAEEMLAGPAPVTAVFSGNNRVTVTVIRVLAEQTRRTALVAFDDLELADLLQPGVTVVAQDAATLGRTAAERLFRQLDGTLLVPERIEVPIRLVARGSGELPPAD from the coding sequence GTGCCCGAGACGCAGCGCCGGCCCGAGAATCGTTACGGCAACCGTCCCACCATGAAGGACGTGGCAGCTCGGGCCGGAGTCGGCCTCAAGACCGTGTCGCGCGTGGTGAACGGCGAGCCGGGGGTCACGCCCGAGACGGAACGGCGCGTCCAGGAGGCCATCGACGCGCTCGGCTTCCGCCGCAACGACAGTGCGCGGGTGCTGCGCAAGGGCCGCACGGCCAGCATCGGGCTGGTCCTGGAGGACCTCGCCGACCCGTTCTACGGGCAGCTCAGCCGCGCGGTGGAGGAGGTGGCCCGGGCGCACGGGGCGCTGCTCATCAACGGCTCCAGCGCCGAGGACCCGGACCGCGAGCAGGAACTGGCGCTCGCGCTCTGCGCACGCCGGGTGGACGGACTGGTGGTGATCCCGGCAGGGGACGACCACCGCTATCTGGAGCCCGAGATCAAGGCGGGAGTGGCCACGGTGTTCGTGGACCGGCCGGCCGGGCGGATCGACGCCGACTGCGTCCTGTCGGACAACTTCGGAGGGGCCAGGGAGGGCGTGGCCCATCTGCTGGCGCACGGGCACCGCCGGATCGGCTTCATCGGCGACATGCCGCGCATCCACACCGCCGCCGAGCGTCTGCGCGGCTACCGCGCGGCGATGGAGGAGGCCGGGATACCGGTCGAGGACGCCTGGATGTCCCTGGGTGCGACCGATCCGGTGCGGGTGCGGCGGGCGGCCGAGGAGATGCTGGCCGGTCCCGCGCCGGTGACGGCGGTCTTCTCCGGCAACAACCGGGTGACGGTCACCGTGATCCGGGTGCTCGCCGAGCAGACCCGCCGGACCGCGCTGGTGGCCTTCGACGATTTGGAGCTCGCCGACCTGTTGCAGCCCGGTGTCACCGTGGTCGCCCAGGACGCGGCCACGCTCGGCCGTACCGCCGCGGAACGCCTGTTCCGGCAACTGGACGGCACCCTGCTGGTGCCCGAGCGGATCGAAGTGCCCATCCGGCTCGTCGCGCGCGGCTCGGGCGAGCTGCCGCCGGCGGACTGA
- a CDS encoding TetR/AcrR family transcriptional regulator, translating into MSSDTVRGARARARAEITAAIKEEARRQLASEGAAKLSLRAVARELGMASSALYRYFPSRDDLLTALIIDAYDSLGESAEAAHTTVAGTAPLERWVAVGEAVRAWALAHPHEYALIYGSPVPGYSAPRTTVPSAARVGLLLIGIVRDARREDRLDVPLLTDDLVPEAVRMATDLAPDLPPGAVTALVAAWAQLYGLVGFELFGQFHRVVEEREPFFRYAVTRLARDVGLR; encoded by the coding sequence ATGAGCAGCGACACCGTTCGAGGCGCACGGGCCCGGGCCAGGGCCGAAATCACCGCGGCCATCAAGGAGGAGGCCCGCAGACAGCTGGCGTCCGAGGGTGCCGCCAAGCTTTCGCTGCGCGCCGTGGCCCGTGAACTCGGCATGGCCTCGTCGGCGCTCTACCGGTACTTCCCGAGCCGCGACGATCTGCTCACCGCGCTCATCATCGACGCCTACGACTCCCTCGGCGAGAGCGCGGAAGCCGCGCACACGACCGTCGCGGGGACCGCGCCCCTGGAACGCTGGGTCGCGGTCGGCGAGGCGGTGCGCGCCTGGGCGCTGGCCCATCCGCACGAGTACGCGCTGATCTACGGCTCACCGGTGCCCGGCTACAGCGCACCCCGGACGACGGTCCCCTCCGCCGCCCGGGTCGGCCTCCTCCTCATCGGCATCGTGCGCGACGCGCGCCGCGAGGACCGGCTGGACGTACCGCTCCTGACGGACGATCTGGTCCCCGAGGCGGTGCGGATGGCGACGGACCTCGCGCCCGACCTCCCGCCGGGAGCGGTCACCGCCCTCGTCGCCGCCTGGGCCCAGCTGTACGGGCTGGTCGGGTTCGAGCTCTTCGGGCAGTTCCACCGCGTCGTGGAGGAACGCGAGCCCTTCTTCCGGTACGCGGTGACCCGCCTGGCCCGCGACGTCGGCCTGCGCTAG
- a CDS encoding nitroreductase family deazaflavin-dependent oxidoreductase, giving the protein MSTHVQKPGWFTVNVFNRAVAWLTRRGLSVWGSRVLAVRGRKSGAWRTTPVNLLTVDGQQYLVAPRGHVQWTHNMRAAGGGELHLGRAVEEFTATEVTDDDKAPLLRAYLKRWKAEVGVFFNGVGPDSPEAELRRIAPDHPVFRITVTDRR; this is encoded by the coding sequence ATGTCGACCCACGTGCAGAAGCCAGGCTGGTTCACCGTCAACGTCTTCAATCGTGCGGTGGCCTGGCTGACCCGTCGCGGTCTCAGCGTGTGGGGGTCCAGGGTGCTGGCGGTCCGCGGCCGCAAGAGCGGCGCCTGGCGGACCACCCCGGTGAACCTGCTGACCGTCGACGGACAGCAGTACCTCGTCGCCCCGCGCGGCCACGTCCAGTGGACGCACAACATGCGCGCGGCGGGCGGCGGCGAACTCCACCTCGGCAGAGCCGTGGAGGAGTTCACGGCCACCGAGGTCACCGACGACGACAAGGCGCCGCTGCTGCGCGCCTACCTCAAGCGCTGGAAGGCCGAGGTCGGCGTCTTCTTCAACGGGGTGGGCCCGGACTCCCCCGAGGCCGAACTGCGCCGTATCGCCCCGGACCACCCGGTGTTCCGGATCACCGTCACCGACCGCCGCTGA
- a CDS encoding VOC family protein has translation MSVELNHTIIHSRDNRESAEFLAHILGLEVGAEWGPFVPVATGNGVTLDFAAIPAESIVMQHYAFLVSDEEFDAAFDRIERAGITYFADPHGRQPGEINHHHGGRGVYFMDPAGHGMEIITRPYEFPQQ, from the coding sequence ATGTCAGTCGAGTTGAACCACACCATCATCCATTCCCGGGACAACCGGGAGTCCGCCGAGTTCCTCGCCCACATCCTGGGACTCGAAGTCGGGGCCGAGTGGGGCCCGTTCGTCCCGGTGGCCACCGGCAACGGGGTCACCCTGGACTTCGCCGCGATCCCGGCGGAGTCGATCGTCATGCAGCACTACGCCTTCCTCGTCTCCGACGAGGAGTTCGACGCCGCCTTCGACCGGATCGAGCGGGCGGGGATCACCTATTTCGCCGATCCGCACGGCAGGCAACCAGGTGAGATCAACCATCACCACGGCGGCCGGGGCGTGTACTTCATGGATCCCGCCGGGCACGGCATGGAGATCATCACGCGCCCGTACGAGTTCCCGCAGCAGTAG
- a CDS encoding ROK family protein translates to MQTDLVAALDIGGTKIAGALVEGDGTILARSQRPTPAQESGDTVMRAVGEVLGELTASPRWERVHAVGIGSAGPVDASAGTVSPVNVPGWRDFPLVERVRAATGGLPVELIGDGVAITAAEHWQGAARGHDNALCMVVSTGVGGGLVLGGRLHPGPTGNAGHIGHISVELDGDACPCGARGCVERIASGPNIARRALENGWLPGPDGDVSAASVAAAARAGDPVAVASFERAAQALAAGIAATATLVEIDIAVVGGGVGKAGEVLFAPLRLALRDYATLSFVRRLTVTPAQMGTDAGLVGAAAAALAAQGAGAVTTTAAV, encoded by the coding sequence ATGCAGACCGACCTCGTGGCCGCGCTGGACATCGGCGGCACCAAGATCGCCGGTGCGCTGGTGGAAGGCGACGGAACGATCCTGGCACGCTCCCAGCGTCCCACTCCGGCGCAGGAGAGCGGCGACACCGTGATGCGCGCCGTCGGGGAGGTGCTGGGTGAGCTGACCGCGTCGCCACGGTGGGAGCGCGTCCACGCCGTGGGCATCGGCAGCGCCGGGCCGGTGGACGCATCCGCGGGCACGGTCAGCCCGGTGAACGTGCCGGGCTGGCGGGACTTCCCGCTGGTCGAGCGGGTCCGGGCGGCGACCGGAGGGCTGCCGGTCGAGCTGATCGGCGACGGCGTCGCGATCACCGCGGCGGAGCACTGGCAGGGCGCCGCGCGCGGCCACGACAACGCGCTGTGCATGGTGGTCTCCACCGGCGTCGGCGGAGGCCTGGTCCTGGGCGGCCGGCTGCACCCGGGGCCCACGGGCAACGCGGGACACATCGGCCACATCAGCGTCGAACTCGACGGCGACGCGTGCCCGTGCGGGGCGCGCGGCTGCGTGGAACGCATCGCGAGCGGCCCCAACATCGCCCGACGGGCGCTGGAGAACGGCTGGCTGCCCGGCCCCGACGGCGACGTCTCCGCGGCCTCGGTGGCCGCCGCCGCCCGCGCGGGCGACCCGGTCGCCGTGGCCTCCTTCGAACGGGCCGCCCAGGCCCTGGCCGCCGGCATCGCGGCCACCGCGACCCTCGTCGAGATCGACATCGCGGTGGTCGGCGGCGGTGTCGGCAAGGCGGGTGAGGTGCTCTTCGCGCCGTTGCGCCTGGCCCTGCGGGACTACGCCACCCTCTCCTTCGTCCGCCGCCTGACGGTGACTCCCGCGCAGATGGGCACCGACGCGGGCCTGGTGGGAGCGGCGGCGGCCGCCCTGGCGGCGCAAGGAGCGGGGGCCGTCACCACGACGGCAGCGGTCTGA
- a CDS encoding NUDIX hydrolase: MTVVWINGAFGAGKTTTARELIDLIPNSTFFDPEVVGAALPHLLPPKRLAEVGDYQDLPIWRRLVIDTVAALLAELGGTLVVPMTLLRQEYRDEIFGGLAARRIAVRHVLLAPAETILRERIAGREIPVDLPDGEIRVRQWSYDHIEPYRAALASWLTADAHLVDNGALTPHATAVRIAEAVGSGAVSACDIVQTPEPTAETLAAGVLLFDDRDRVLLVDPTYKPGWEFPGGVVEPGEAPARAGIREVEEETGIRLADVPPLLVVDWERPAPPRYGGLRLLFDGGRLDAAAVDGLLLPGPELRAWRFVTEEEAADLLPPVRYERLRWALRARERGAALYLEAGVPQG; the protein is encoded by the coding sequence GTGACCGTCGTCTGGATCAACGGCGCGTTCGGTGCGGGAAAGACGACCACCGCACGGGAGCTGATCGACCTGATCCCGAACAGCACGTTCTTCGACCCCGAGGTCGTCGGCGCGGCGCTCCCGCACCTGCTGCCGCCCAAGCGCCTCGCCGAGGTCGGCGACTACCAGGACCTGCCGATCTGGCGGCGACTCGTGATCGACACGGTGGCCGCGCTCCTCGCCGAACTGGGTGGAACCCTCGTCGTCCCCATGACGTTGCTGCGGCAGGAGTACCGCGACGAGATCTTCGGCGGTCTCGCGGCCCGCCGCATCGCTGTCCGGCACGTGCTTCTCGCTCCGGCGGAAACGATCCTGCGCGAGCGGATAGCCGGCCGGGAGATCCCCGTGGACCTCCCCGACGGTGAGATACGGGTGCGGCAGTGGTCGTACGACCACATCGAGCCCTACCGCGCCGCCCTCGCGTCCTGGCTCACCGCCGACGCCCACCTCGTGGACAACGGCGCCCTCACCCCGCACGCGACCGCCGTCCGGATCGCCGAGGCGGTCGGCAGCGGCGCCGTGTCCGCGTGCGACATCGTGCAGACCCCCGAGCCCACCGCCGAGACGCTGGCCGCCGGGGTGCTCCTTTTCGACGACCGGGACCGGGTGCTGCTCGTCGACCCGACCTACAAGCCCGGCTGGGAGTTTCCCGGCGGTGTGGTGGAACCCGGCGAGGCGCCCGCGCGCGCGGGCATCCGCGAGGTCGAGGAGGAGACCGGGATCCGGCTGGCGGACGTTCCCCCGCTGCTCGTCGTCGACTGGGAGCGGCCCGCGCCGCCCCGCTACGGGGGCCTGCGGCTTCTCTTCGACGGCGGCCGGCTCGACGCCGCTGCCGTCGACGGGCTGCTGCTGCCCGGCCCCGAGCTGCGGGCCTGGCGCTTCGTGACGGAGGAGGAGGCCGCCGACCTGCTGCCGCCGGTCCGCTACGAGCGGCTGCGCTGGGCGCTGCGGGCCCGTGAGCGCGGGGCCGCGCTCTACCTCGAGGCCGGCGTTCCGCAGGGGTGA
- a CDS encoding dipeptidase has product MSSNPVAETVASLMPRARAELAELVAFASVADFDQFPRSESEAAVDWISAALRAEGFQDVAVLDTPDGTQSVYGCLPGPAGARTVLLYAHYDVQPPLDEAAWTSPPFELTERDGRWYGRGSADCKGGVVMHLLALRALKANGGVPVTVKVIVEGSEEQGTGGLERYAEEHPDLLTADAVVIGDAGNFRVGLPTVTSTLRGMTMLRVRVDTLEGNLHSGQFGGAAPDALGALIRVLDSLRAEDGSTTVDGLTDDSRWEGLQYDEAQFRKDAKVLDGVGLIGSGTVADRIWARPAVTVLGIDCPPVVGATPSVQAGARALISLRVPPGVDAAEATKLLQAHLEAHTPWGARLSTEQIGQGQAFSADTTSPAYAAMAQAMSVAYPGQEMQYAGQGGSIPLCNTLAGLYPRAEILLIGLSEPEAQIHAVDESVSPQELERLSVAEALFLRHYAAS; this is encoded by the coding sequence ATGTCGTCGAATCCGGTCGCCGAGACCGTCGCCTCGCTGATGCCCAGGGCACGGGCGGAACTCGCCGAACTGGTGGCCTTCGCGTCGGTGGCGGACTTCGACCAGTTCCCGAGGAGCGAGAGCGAGGCCGCCGTCGACTGGATCTCGGCGGCCCTGCGGGCCGAGGGCTTCCAGGACGTGGCCGTCCTCGACACTCCCGACGGCACCCAGTCGGTCTACGGCTGTCTGCCCGGCCCCGCCGGCGCCAGGACCGTCCTGCTCTACGCGCACTACGACGTGCAGCCGCCGCTGGACGAGGCCGCCTGGACCAGCCCGCCCTTCGAGCTGACCGAGCGGGACGGCCGCTGGTACGGCCGCGGCAGCGCCGACTGCAAGGGCGGCGTGGTCATGCACCTGCTCGCGCTGCGCGCCCTGAAGGCGAACGGCGGCGTGCCGGTCACCGTCAAGGTGATCGTCGAGGGCTCCGAGGAACAGGGCACCGGCGGCCTGGAGCGGTACGCGGAGGAGCACCCCGACCTGCTGACGGCCGACGCCGTCGTCATCGGCGACGCGGGCAACTTCCGCGTCGGCCTGCCGACGGTCACCTCCACCCTGCGCGGCATGACCATGCTGCGGGTGCGGGTCGACACCCTCGAGGGCAATCTGCACTCCGGCCAGTTCGGCGGCGCGGCCCCCGACGCGCTGGGCGCGCTGATCCGCGTCCTGGACTCGCTGCGCGCCGAGGACGGCTCGACGACGGTCGACGGACTCACCGACGACTCGCGGTGGGAGGGCCTGCAGTACGACGAGGCGCAGTTCCGCAAGGACGCCAAGGTGCTGGACGGCGTCGGCCTGATCGGTTCCGGCACGGTCGCCGACCGCATCTGGGCCCGGCCCGCCGTGACGGTCCTCGGCATCGACTGCCCGCCGGTCGTCGGCGCCACCCCGTCCGTACAGGCCGGCGCCCGCGCGCTGATCAGCCTGCGCGTGCCGCCGGGCGTGGACGCCGCCGAGGCCACGAAGCTGCTCCAGGCCCACCTGGAGGCGCACACCCCGTGGGGCGCGCGGCTGAGCACCGAGCAGATCGGCCAGGGGCAGGCGTTCAGCGCCGACACCACCAGCCCGGCGTACGCGGCGATGGCGCAGGCCATGTCCGTCGCCTACCCGGGCCAGGAGATGCAGTACGCGGGCCAGGGCGGCTCCATTCCCCTGTGCAACACCCTCGCGGGCCTCTATCCGCGGGCGGAGATCCTGCTCATCGGCCTGAGCGAGCCCGAGGCGCAGATCCACGCGGTCGACGAGAGCGTGTCCCCGCAGGAGCTGGAGCGGCTGTCGGTGGCCGAGGCCCTGTTCCTGCGCCACTACGCGGCGAGCTGA
- a CDS encoding DUF6986 family protein, with the protein MGQGRQETVATSLAGAVSEKISASLAPVDAELDRRYPGDPGTRQPVHTVYVPGDVFDGGTIRSWGDQALAALDEHAPDAASFAACLGLSDDLAEPVYARVRAKLEGEPVEDLRVDFEDGYGPRPDAEEDEAAARAARLIARAYAEGAAAPYMGIRMKCMEAAVRDRGIRTLDVFLTGLADAGGLPDGLVLTLPKVTYPEQVTAMVRLLEAFEEARGLTPGRLGFEIQIETSQSILAADGTAAVARMIQAAEGRATGLHYGTFDYSACLGVSAAHQASDHPAADHAKAVMQVAAAGTGVRVSDGSTNVLPVGPTAQVHDAWRLHYGLTRRALARAYYQGWDMHPGHLPTRYAAVFAFYREGFVQAAERLSRYAARAGGDVMDEPATAKALSGYLLRGLDCGALDPAEVDEATGLTRPALEAFASPRRGDLTVAAQ; encoded by the coding sequence ATGGGTCAGGGCAGGCAGGAGACGGTGGCGACGAGCCTCGCGGGCGCCGTCAGCGAGAAGATCAGCGCGTCCCTGGCCCCGGTCGACGCCGAACTCGACCGCCGCTATCCCGGCGACCCCGGCACCCGCCAGCCCGTCCACACCGTCTACGTCCCCGGCGACGTCTTCGACGGCGGCACGATCCGCTCCTGGGGCGACCAGGCCCTCGCGGCCCTCGACGAGCACGCCCCCGACGCGGCCTCCTTCGCCGCCTGTCTCGGCCTGTCCGACGACCTCGCCGAGCCGGTGTACGCGCGCGTGCGGGCCAAGCTGGAAGGCGAGCCCGTCGAAGACCTGAGGGTCGACTTCGAGGACGGCTACGGACCCCGCCCGGACGCGGAGGAGGACGAGGCGGCCGCCAGGGCGGCCCGGCTGATCGCGCGGGCGTACGCCGAGGGCGCCGCCGCCCCCTACATGGGCATCCGCATGAAATGCATGGAGGCCGCGGTACGCGACCGGGGCATCCGCACCCTCGACGTCTTCCTCACCGGCCTGGCGGACGCCGGCGGCCTGCCCGACGGTCTGGTCCTCACCCTGCCGAAGGTGACGTACCCGGAGCAGGTCACCGCCATGGTCCGGCTTCTGGAGGCCTTCGAGGAGGCGCGCGGTCTGACCCCCGGGCGGCTCGGCTTCGAAATCCAGATCGAGACCAGCCAGTCCATCCTCGCCGCCGACGGCACCGCCGCGGTCGCCCGCATGATCCAGGCGGCCGAGGGCAGGGCCACCGGCCTGCACTACGGCACCTTCGACTACAGCGCCTGCCTCGGCGTCTCCGCCGCCCACCAGGCGAGCGACCACCCCGCCGCCGACCATGCCAAGGCGGTCATGCAGGTCGCGGCCGCGGGCACCGGTGTGCGCGTCTCGGACGGCTCCACGAACGTCCTGCCGGTCGGCCCGACCGCACAGGTCCACGACGCCTGGCGGCTGCACTACGGCCTCACCCGTCGTGCCCTGGCCCGCGCCTACTACCAGGGCTGGGACATGCACCCGGGCCACCTGCCCACCCGTTACGCGGCCGTCTTCGCCTTCTACCGCGAGGGCTTCGTCCAGGCCGCCGAGCGGCTGTCCCGGTACGCCGCCCGGGCCGGCGGCGACGTGATGGACGAGCCGGCGACCGCCAAGGCCCTCAGCGGCTATCTGCTGCGCGGTCTGGACTGCGGCGCACTCGACCCTGCCGAGGTGGACGAGGCGACCGGGCTGACCCGGCCGGCGCTGGAAGCGTTCGCCTCGCCGCGCCGCGGGGATCTCACCGTCGCCGCGCAGTAG
- a CDS encoding geranylgeranyl reductase family protein: MSSQNSSADDENSSADDARQVWDVVVVGAGPAGASAAYAAAVTGRRVLLLEKAELPRYKTCGGGIIGPSRDALPPGFELPFRDRVHAVTFSNNGRFTRTRRSRQMLFGLINRPEFDQQLVEHAQKAGAELRTGVTVQRVEQHGSAVPDRRSVAVVLQGGETLLARAVVGADGSASRIGAHVGVKLDQVDLGLEAEIPVPDTVAEDWKGRVLIDWGPMPGSYGWVFPKGDTLTVGVISARGEGAATKRYLEDFVGRLGLAGFEPSISSGHLTRCRADDSPLSRGRVLVCGDAAGLLEPWTREGISFALRSGRLAGEWAVRISEAHDAVDARRQALNYAFAVKAGLGVEMSVGKRMLAAFERRPGLFHAALTGFRPAWRAFTDITRGRTTLGELVRSHPMAQRALTAMDRRIAATAEPAQAADESGS; encoded by the coding sequence GTGAGCAGCCAGAACTCTTCGGCGGACGACGAGAACTCTTCGGCGGACGACGCCCGGCAGGTGTGGGACGTCGTGGTGGTGGGCGCGGGGCCCGCGGGGGCCTCGGCCGCCTATGCGGCCGCGGTCACGGGGCGGCGCGTGCTGCTGCTGGAGAAGGCGGAACTGCCCCGCTACAAGACGTGCGGCGGCGGCATCATCGGCCCCTCCCGGGACGCGCTGCCGCCCGGGTTCGAGCTGCCCTTCCGTGACCGCGTGCACGCGGTCACGTTCTCGAACAACGGGCGCTTCACCCGCACGCGCCGCTCCCGGCAGATGCTGTTCGGGCTGATCAACCGGCCCGAGTTCGACCAGCAGCTGGTCGAGCACGCCCAGAAGGCGGGCGCCGAGCTGCGCACCGGCGTGACCGTGCAGCGGGTCGAGCAGCACGGCTCGGCGGTGCCGGACCGGCGCTCGGTCGCCGTCGTCCTGCAGGGCGGTGAGACGCTGCTCGCGCGCGCGGTGGTCGGGGCGGACGGCAGCGCCAGCCGGATAGGAGCGCACGTCGGCGTCAAACTCGACCAGGTGGACCTCGGCCTGGAGGCGGAGATCCCGGTCCCGGACACGGTCGCCGAGGACTGGAAGGGCCGGGTACTCATCGACTGGGGCCCGATGCCGGGCAGCTACGGCTGGGTGTTCCCCAAGGGGGACACGCTGACCGTAGGCGTGATCTCGGCGCGCGGCGAAGGCGCGGCCACCAAGCGCTACCTGGAGGACTTCGTGGGGCGGCTCGGCCTCGCCGGGTTCGAACCGAGCATCTCCTCCGGTCATCTGACGCGCTGCCGGGCGGACGACTCGCCGCTCTCGCGCGGGCGGGTGCTGGTCTGCGGGGACGCGGCGGGGCTGCTCGAGCCGTGGACGCGCGAAGGCATCTCCTTCGCCCTGCGCTCCGGCCGGCTCGCGGGCGAGTGGGCGGTCCGGATCTCCGAGGCGCACGACGCGGTCGACGCCCGCCGCCAGGCGCTGAACTACGCCTTCGCGGTCAAGGCGGGCCTGGGCGTGGAGATGAGCGTCGGCAAGCGGATGCTCGCCGCGTTCGAGCGCCGTCCCGGGCTCTTCCACGCGGCGCTCACCGGGTTCCGGCCGGCCTGGCGGGCGTTCACCGACATCACACGTGGCCGGACAACGCTGGGCGAACTCGTCCGGTCCCATCCGATGGCCCAGCGGGCGCTGACCGCGATGGACCGGCGGATCGCGGCCACCGCGGAGCCCGCGCAGGCGGCCGACGAGAGCGGTTCCTGA
- a CDS encoding endonuclease/exonuclease/phosphatase family protein — MTRSGRPTRRAGLRTVLAAVAAAPLIGTAGASAARQESLPRELLRPVPVPSLEVMTFNLRFASARRPHSWSVRRPVMRALLQRAAPHVIGTQEGRPKQLRDIAADLAPHYDWIGTSRGVGADEAVAVFYDRRRLAPAEYEHFWLSDTPGVRGSNTWGGGHPRMVTWVRFRDLLDSGRQFCVLNTHLDNASQYARERSAALIAARISRFDPSLPLLLTGDFNTLAHANPVYDRLLAAGLVDTWDTARTRGDAYATYHGYKPLTPNGGRIDWILATPGVRVQREWTDTFSVDGQYPSDHLPVQASLTLG, encoded by the coding sequence ATGACGAGGAGCGGCAGGCCGACCCGGCGGGCGGGGCTGAGGACCGTGCTGGCCGCCGTGGCCGCCGCTCCTCTGATCGGCACGGCAGGGGCGTCCGCGGCCCGGCAGGAGAGCCTGCCCCGCGAGCTGCTCCGGCCCGTGCCCGTCCCCTCGCTCGAGGTCATGACGTTCAATCTTCGCTTCGCCTCCGCCCGCAGGCCCCACAGCTGGTCCGTCCGCCGCCCCGTGATGCGGGCGTTGCTGCAGCGGGCGGCCCCGCACGTCATCGGCACCCAGGAGGGCCGCCCGAAGCAGTTGCGGGACATCGCGGCCGACCTCGCACCGCACTACGACTGGATCGGTACCAGCCGCGGCGTGGGCGCCGACGAGGCGGTGGCCGTCTTCTACGACAGGCGCCGGCTCGCCCCGGCCGAGTACGAGCACTTCTGGCTCTCCGACACTCCAGGGGTGCGCGGCTCCAACACCTGGGGCGGTGGCCATCCCCGCATGGTCACCTGGGTCCGCTTCCGCGATCTCCTGGACTCGGGGCGACAGTTCTGCGTGCTCAACACCCATCTCGACAACGCGAGCCAGTACGCGCGCGAACGATCCGCCGCACTCATCGCCGCGCGGATCTCCCGGTTCGACCCCTCGCTGCCGCTGCTGCTGACCGGCGACTTCAACACCCTCGCGCACGCGAACCCGGTCTACGACAGGCTGCTCGCCGCCGGCCTGGTGGACACCTGGGACACGGCCCGCACACGGGGCGACGCGTACGCCACGTACCACGGGTACAAGCCGCTGACGCCGAACGGGGGCCGCATCGACTGGATCCTCGCGACGCCCGGCGTCCGCGTCCAGCGGGAGTGGACCGACACCTTCAGCGTGGACGGTCAGTACCCGAGCGACCATCTTCCCGTGCAGGCCTCGCTGACCCTGGGATGA
- a CDS encoding ADP-ribosylglycohydrolase family protein has translation MNGPPHAHAGLDGLVMGDAFGDAWFTRSDEPAEELWAAREPRPAPWLWTDDSAMAFVLFAHLTAHGEVRPGDLATEFAAEYGRDPGRKYGPSMHGVLRRVAEGEDWRAVTTGQFGGQGSHGNGAAMRVAPLGAWFRGDPGTAREQARLSALATHAHPEAVAGAVAVAVAAALAAGLDGRDVPPRAAFLREVAGHLTDGDVRSGLLVAAGLPGHTSVRHAASVLGSGRLISAPDTVPFALWCAAGHLDDLPEALWETVGGWGDRDTTCAIVGGVVAARIGTAGVPAAWRAAREDIPARSGWDPLVATEVGVG, from the coding sequence ATGAACGGTCCGCCCCACGCCCACGCCGGCCTGGACGGGCTCGTGATGGGAGACGCGTTCGGCGACGCCTGGTTCACCCGCTCCGACGAGCCCGCGGAGGAACTGTGGGCGGCTCGCGAGCCGCGTCCCGCACCCTGGCTGTGGACGGACGACTCGGCGATGGCCTTCGTGCTGTTCGCCCACCTGACGGCCCACGGAGAGGTCCGGCCGGGCGATCTGGCGACCGAGTTCGCCGCCGAGTACGGCCGTGACCCGGGGCGTAAGTACGGCCCGTCCATGCACGGCGTGCTGCGGCGCGTCGCCGAGGGCGAGGACTGGCGCGCGGTGACCACCGGCCAGTTCGGCGGACAGGGTTCGCACGGCAACGGCGCCGCCATGCGGGTGGCCCCGCTCGGCGCCTGGTTCCGGGGCGACCCGGGCACGGCCCGCGAGCAGGCCCGGCTGTCCGCGCTCGCGACCCACGCCCATCCGGAGGCGGTGGCGGGCGCGGTGGCCGTGGCGGTCGCCGCCGCGCTGGCCGCCGGCCTCGACGGTCGGGACGTTCCGCCGCGCGCCGCGTTCCTGCGGGAGGTGGCCGGTCATCTGACGGACGGCGACGTCCGCTCCGGGCTGCTGGTGGCCGCCGGCCTGCCCGGGCACACCTCGGTGCGCCACGCGGCGTCGGTGTTGGGGTCGGGGCGGCTGATCTCCGCTCCCGACACCGTGCCGTTCGCCCTCTGGTGCGCCGCGGGCCATCTGGACGACCTGCCCGAGGCCCTGTGGGAGACGGTGGGCGGATGGGGTGACCGCGACACCACCTGCGCGATCGTGGGGGGAGTCGTCGCGGCCCGCATCGGCACCGCGGGCGTTCCGGCCGCCTGGCGTGCGGCGCGCGAGGACATCCCCGCGCGCAGCGGCTGGGACCCGCTCGTCGCGACAGAGGTGGGCGTGGGCTGA